Proteins from a single region of Punica granatum isolate Tunisia-2019 chromosome 8, ASM765513v2, whole genome shotgun sequence:
- the LOC116188120 gene encoding oxysterol-binding protein-related protein 4C-like yields the protein MVTEEHNATRAVLTAPLTLDGDSDVNYGAPNLLQRVLSVLKSVRPGSDLTHFQLPPTFNLPKSQLQCFGESVFCFGKDYLSKCASAESPLDRLTSVVAWSISTAARPMVFGVAPYNPILGETHHVSRGNLNVLLEQVSHHPPVSALHATDDQKQLEMIWCQHPVPKFFGTSVETEVQGKRQLKLLKYGETYVMNSPKLLIRFLPVPGVDWVGHVQITCKETGLEAELSYKYSIFGGRNHRLIKGKIIDSSSSKTIYDIEGHWDRTVTIKDVSSGKLRLIYDAKEAISGLSTPYVEDPKGISERESAVVWGEVSRGILGKEWEKAREAKRSVEQRQRELQKERDSRGEKWAPKHFTVTHSKEDGWDCSPIESQVHPAPIAVPL from the exons AACGGCGCCGCTGACGTTGGACGGAGATTCGGACGTCAATTACGGGGCGCCCAATCTGCTGCAACGCGTCCTCAGTGTCCTGAAGAGTGTACGGCCAGGATCAGATCTCACCCACTTCCAA CTGCCCCCTACGTTCAACCTCCCGAAATCACAGCTCCAGTGTTTCGGGGAATCGGTTTTCTGCTTCGGGAAGGATTACTTAAGCAAATGCGCCAGTGCCGAGAGCCCCCTGGATCGATTGACATCGGTCGTTGCATGGAGCATCTCTACTGCAGCCCGTCCAATGGTCTTTGGCGTCGCTCCGTACAACCCGATTCTTGGGGAGACCCACCACGTCTCCAGGGGCAATCTTAATGTTCTGCTCGAACAG GTTTCCCATCACCCACCAGTCTCTGCTCTCCATGCAACCGATGATCAAAAACAACTTGAGATGATTTGGTGTCAACATCCTGTTCCCAAATTTTTTG GCACTTCAGTAGAGACGGAGGTACAAGGAAAGAGGCAACTGAAGCTCCTAAAGTACGGGGAAACTTATGTCATGAACTCCCCCAAGCTGCTGATCCGGTTCTTGCCCGTTCCCGGCGTCGATTGGGTTGGCCACGTTCAGATCACTTGCAAGGAAACGGGTCTCGAGGCTGAACTATCTTACAAGTATAGCATATTTGGCGGGAGGAACCATAGATTGATCAAGGGCAAGATCATTGACTCGTCATCTTCCAAGACAATATACGACATCGAAGGGCATTGGGACAG GACTGTCACGATCAAGGACGTCAGCAGTGGGAAACTTCGGCTCATCTACGATGCGAAGGAAGCCATTTCAGGGCTGAGTACTCCTTATGTAGAGGATCCAAAG GGCATCTCAGAAAGAGAATCGGCCGTGGTGTGGGGCGAGGTGAGCCGGGGGATTCTGGGGAAGGAGTGGGAGAAGGCAAGGGAAGCAAAGAGAAGTGTTGAGCAGAGGCAGAGGGAGCTCCAAAAGGAGAGGGACTCAAGAGGAGAGAAATGGGCTCCTAAGCACTTCACTGTGACTCACAGCAAGGAAGATGGGTGGGATTGCAGTCCCATTGAAAGTCAGGTCCATCCAGCTCCTATAGCTGTTCCCTTGTGA